The following coding sequences are from one Microbulbifer sp. TB1203 window:
- a CDS encoding sugar ABC transporter ATP-binding protein, producing the protein MTLLSLSKVEKRYPGVKALDGVDFHLRAGEIHALLGENGAGKSTLVKVMTGALEGDGGSMTYLGEPLRLKSTAQAQARGISTVYQEVNLLPNLSVAQNIYLGREPKKFGLIDWKRIHRQSAELLKRFALDIDVSRPLSSYSVAVQQLVAIARGVDMSAKVLVLDEPTASLDAGEVQQLFGVMRELKAKGIGIVFITHFLDQVYSVCDRITVLRNGTLVGEFETASLSREELVAHMLGKELQREAHRGEAREQREEGEALLSLQGVSVRGSLGETDLTVNRGEAVGLAGLLGSGRTEVCRAVFGVDKKSSGSIIFNGRERSFKQPADAIAAGLALCPEDRKTSGIVGPLSIRENIALAVQARRGWWRPMGRAEQQKLAERFIAELQIATPDADKPIEQLSGGNQQKVILARWLATDPQLLLLDEPTRGVDIGAHAEILKLIKKLCSEGMSLLVTSSELEELVAFSDRVAVMRDRRKVAEIKGEDISESNIMRAIAEA; encoded by the coding sequence ATGACACTGTTAAGTCTCAGTAAAGTCGAAAAGCGCTACCCGGGTGTGAAAGCGCTGGACGGTGTCGACTTCCATTTGCGCGCGGGAGAAATCCACGCGCTGCTCGGTGAGAACGGTGCCGGCAAATCCACCCTGGTGAAGGTGATGACCGGCGCCCTGGAGGGCGACGGCGGCTCCATGACCTACCTGGGCGAGCCCCTGCGGCTGAAGAGCACCGCCCAGGCCCAGGCACGGGGAATCAGCACCGTCTATCAGGAGGTCAACCTGCTGCCCAATCTCAGCGTGGCGCAGAACATTTACCTGGGGCGCGAGCCGAAGAAATTCGGCCTGATCGACTGGAAGCGTATCCACCGCCAGTCCGCGGAACTGCTGAAGCGTTTCGCGCTGGATATCGATGTCTCCCGGCCGCTGTCGAGCTATTCGGTGGCGGTACAACAGCTGGTGGCCATTGCCCGCGGCGTGGATATGTCAGCCAAAGTGCTGGTGCTCGACGAGCCCACCGCCAGCCTGGATGCCGGCGAGGTGCAGCAGCTGTTCGGGGTGATGCGTGAGCTGAAGGCCAAGGGCATCGGTATCGTATTTATCACCCACTTTCTCGACCAGGTGTACAGCGTTTGCGACCGTATTACGGTGCTGCGCAACGGCACGCTTGTCGGCGAATTCGAAACCGCCAGTCTGTCGCGGGAAGAGCTGGTCGCGCATATGCTCGGCAAGGAGTTGCAGCGTGAGGCGCACCGCGGTGAGGCCCGCGAACAGCGGGAGGAAGGCGAGGCGCTGTTGTCCCTGCAGGGTGTCAGTGTGCGCGGTTCCCTGGGGGAAACCGATTTGACGGTGAACCGCGGCGAGGCGGTGGGGCTGGCCGGCTTACTGGGCTCCGGTCGCACCGAAGTTTGCCGCGCCGTATTCGGTGTGGATAAAAAATCCAGCGGATCGATAATTTTCAACGGCCGCGAGCGGAGTTTCAAACAGCCCGCCGACGCCATCGCCGCGGGCCTGGCCCTGTGCCCGGAGGACCGCAAGACCAGTGGTATCGTCGGCCCACTGTCGATCCGCGAGAATATCGCCCTGGCGGTACAGGCGCGGCGCGGCTGGTGGCGCCCAATGGGGCGCGCTGAACAGCAGAAGCTGGCGGAGCGCTTTATTGCGGAGCTTCAGATCGCCACGCCGGATGCGGACAAGCCTATCGAGCAACTGAGTGGCGGCAACCAGCAGAAGGTGATCCTGGCCCGCTGGCTGGCCACTGACCCGCAGTTACTGCTTCTGGATGAGCCGACTCGCGGTGTCGATATCGGCGCGCACGCGGAAATTCTCAAACTGATCAAGAAACTTTGCAGTGAGGGCATGTCACTGCTGGTGACTTCCTCCGAGCTGGAGGAACTGGTGGCCTTTTCCGATCGCGTAGCGGTGATGCGCGATCGTCGCAAGGTGGCGGAGATCAAGGGCGAGGATATTTCCGAAAGTAATATTATGCGGGCCATTGCCGAGGCCTGA
- a CDS encoding ABC transporter substrate-binding protein: MKVIQSLTAGLALLFCLVQSAAAITVGFSQVGSESGWRTSFSESVKAEAKRRGIELKFSDAQQKQENQIKAVRSFIAQGVDAIMIAPVVETGWKPVLREAKRARIPVVILDRNVDVKNASLFLTRIASDFVEEGRRAANWLMEETGGNCNILELQGTVGATAAIDRMKGFNEVIAKYPNAKIVRSQTGEFTRTKGKEVMEAMLKAENSGKDICALWAHNDEMALGGIQAIKEAGLKPGVDMLVVSVDGVPDYFKAMADGDANATVELNPHLGAPAFDVIERYLNGDRKIDKLITTTGDLFTQETAAEEYKKRAAK; encoded by the coding sequence ATGAAAGTCATCCAATCACTAACCGCTGGCTTGGCCCTGTTGTTCTGCCTGGTGCAAAGCGCCGCTGCCATTACCGTGGGTTTCTCCCAGGTGGGTTCCGAGAGCGGCTGGCGCACCAGCTTCAGCGAATCCGTCAAGGCCGAGGCCAAGCGCCGCGGTATCGAGCTGAAATTTTCCGACGCCCAGCAAAAACAGGAAAACCAGATCAAGGCGGTACGCAGCTTTATCGCCCAGGGTGTGGACGCCATCATGATTGCACCGGTGGTGGAAACCGGCTGGAAGCCGGTGCTGCGCGAAGCCAAACGGGCGCGCATCCCGGTGGTGATCCTCGATCGCAATGTCGATGTCAAGAATGCCTCCCTTTTCCTCACCCGCATCGCTTCCGACTTTGTCGAGGAGGGGCGCCGCGCGGCCAACTGGTTGATGGAGGAGACCGGTGGCAACTGCAATATTCTGGAACTGCAGGGCACCGTGGGGGCCACCGCGGCCATCGACCGCATGAAGGGTTTCAACGAGGTCATCGCCAAGTACCCCAACGCTAAAATCGTGCGCAGCCAGACCGGCGAATTCACTCGCACCAAGGGCAAGGAAGTGATGGAGGCCATGCTCAAGGCGGAGAACAGCGGCAAGGACATCTGTGCACTCTGGGCGCACAACGACGAGATGGCCCTGGGCGGCATCCAGGCGATCAAGGAAGCTGGCCTGAAGCCCGGCGTGGATATGCTGGTGGTATCCGTCGACGGCGTGCCGGACTATTTCAAGGCCATGGCCGACGGCGATGCCAACGCCACCGTGGAGCTCAACCCGCATCTGGGTGCGCCGGCGTTCGACGTCATCGAGCGCTACCTGAATGGCGATCGCAAGATCGACAAGCTGATCACCACCACCGGCGATCTCTTCACGCAGGAGACTGCGGCCGAGGAGTACAAGAAACGCGCGGCCAAGTAA
- a CDS encoding aldose epimerase family protein, with amino-acid sequence MASVETSLDSTVARSQLALEGLEEPLQVFTLGNRRGTQVQLADLGASLLSVHTADRNGRRGNILLTYGDPSHWLDNSWFLGVTVGRVANRIGRARFPLGEGEVQLPVNDGENHLHGGPQGLGTRRWSASPGPGAAVTFRCESADGDGGYPGRVEAELTYRLSEEDELTLEYRARSDCRTPISLTNHAYWNLAAGGSILDHELQINAAQYLELDSGLVPTGQLLNVDSTALDFRRPKPIGRDIDRQPGGYDNYWVVERTGDKALKSIASLWDPLSGRRLEVISSEPGVQFYSGNFLDGTRNREDGSPMAHRSGLCLETHGFPDAPNHSEFPSVMLEAGEEYRQTTIYRFSAK; translated from the coding sequence ATGGCATCGGTTGAGACTTCCCTGGATTCCACCGTTGCCCGGTCGCAGCTTGCGCTGGAAGGGCTGGAGGAGCCGCTACAGGTTTTTACCCTGGGCAACCGGCGCGGCACCCAGGTGCAGCTTGCTGACCTGGGCGCGAGCCTGCTATCGGTACACACCGCGGATCGCAATGGCCGCCGCGGCAATATCCTGCTGACTTACGGCGACCCGAGCCATTGGTTGGACAACAGCTGGTTTCTCGGTGTCACCGTGGGCCGGGTGGCCAACCGGATCGGCAGGGCGCGCTTCCCCCTCGGCGAGGGGGAGGTGCAGCTGCCGGTCAACGATGGCGAAAACCATCTGCACGGCGGCCCCCAAGGCCTGGGCACCCGGCGCTGGTCTGCCAGCCCGGGGCCCGGTGCCGCGGTGACCTTCCGCTGCGAGAGTGCGGACGGCGACGGCGGCTACCCGGGCCGGGTGGAAGCCGAGCTGACCTACCGGTTGAGTGAAGAGGACGAACTGACTCTCGAATACCGGGCCCGCAGTGACTGCCGTACACCGATAAGTCTTACCAACCACGCCTACTGGAACCTGGCGGCGGGGGGCAGCATTCTCGATCACGAGTTGCAGATAAACGCGGCGCAATACCTGGAACTGGACAGCGGGCTGGTTCCCACCGGCCAACTGCTGAACGTGGACAGCACGGCGCTGGATTTCCGTCGGCCCAAACCGATCGGCCGGGACATCGACCGGCAGCCCGGTGGCTACGACAACTATTGGGTGGTGGAGCGGACAGGTGACAAAGCGCTGAAGTCCATCGCATCCCTGTGGGACCCGCTTTCCGGACGGCGCCTGGAGGTGATTTCCAGCGAGCCGGGAGTGCAGTTCTACAGCGGTAACTTCCTCGACGGCACCCGCAACCGCGAGGACGGCTCACCCATGGCGCACCGCAGCGGGCTCTGCCTGGAAACCCACGGGTTTCCGGATGCGCCCAACCATAGCGAATTTCCTTCCGTAATGCTGGAGGCGGGAGAAGAATACAGGCAAACGACCATTTATAGATTTTCTGCAAAGTAA
- a CDS encoding aldehyde dehydrogenase (NADP(+)), translating into MSITGKQLIAGEWKAGNADGFRAVNPATGENLEPEFIGADEQQVAEAVAAASACAAEFANTAPSVRAEFLNRCAEEIMALGDELLDRVTAETGYPRARAEGERGRTCGQLKLFAEWIVSGEYLDARIDTALPDRQPLPRPDLRSFNQALGPVAVFGASNFPLAFSVAGGDTASAFAAGCPVVVKGHNSHPGTSELVARAVGRAVEKSGLPGGVFSLILGAGSRVGAELVKAPGIKAVGFTGSFTGGTALFKLANERPEPIPVFAEMGSVNPVVLLPQALENSAETIAEGFITSLNMGTGQFCVNPGLVLSVEGEGLDRFTAAAGEALSKVGAGVMLNKNTLSGYRSGVGHLRDQAGVEQLAAGESAGEDGGFTCQAGLFTVSGAEFLANPALQEEVFGPVSLVVKCRDREELLAVVGSLKGQLTGTLQCAEGELDSYGDLVQQLRQRVGRIVVNGFPTGVEVCHAMMHGGPFPAATDSRFTSVGTMAIARFVRPICFQNYPENLLPDALKNSNPLGISRLVNGRKTSDGIG; encoded by the coding sequence ATGTCGATTACTGGTAAACAACTGATCGCCGGCGAGTGGAAAGCCGGCAACGCGGACGGCTTCCGTGCCGTGAACCCCGCCACCGGGGAGAATCTGGAGCCGGAATTCATCGGCGCCGATGAACAGCAGGTGGCCGAGGCCGTAGCCGCAGCCAGTGCCTGCGCCGCGGAGTTTGCCAATACTGCGCCCTCGGTACGGGCGGAGTTTCTCAACCGTTGCGCCGAAGAAATTATGGCCCTGGGCGACGAACTGCTGGACCGGGTCACCGCCGAAACCGGCTACCCGCGTGCGCGGGCAGAGGGCGAGCGGGGCAGAACCTGTGGCCAGCTGAAGCTCTTCGCCGAGTGGATCGTCTCCGGTGAATATCTCGACGCGCGTATCGATACCGCATTGCCTGACCGCCAGCCGCTGCCGCGCCCGGATCTGCGCAGTTTCAACCAGGCGTTGGGCCCGGTGGCGGTATTCGGCGCGAGCAACTTCCCGCTGGCGTTTTCCGTGGCCGGCGGCGACACCGCCTCGGCCTTTGCCGCCGGATGCCCGGTGGTTGTGAAGGGACACAATTCCCACCCGGGGACCAGCGAACTGGTGGCCCGGGCAGTCGGCCGGGCGGTGGAGAAATCCGGCCTGCCGGGCGGCGTCTTCTCGCTGATCCTGGGTGCAGGCAGCCGCGTGGGCGCCGAGCTGGTGAAGGCGCCGGGCATCAAGGCGGTGGGCTTTACCGGATCCTTCACCGGCGGCACCGCGCTCTTTAAACTGGCCAATGAACGGCCGGAGCCGATTCCGGTGTTCGCGGAAATGGGCAGCGTAAACCCGGTGGTGCTGCTGCCGCAGGCGCTGGAGAATTCTGCGGAGACCATCGCCGAAGGTTTTATCACTTCGCTGAATATGGGCACCGGCCAGTTCTGCGTCAATCCGGGGCTGGTACTGTCAGTCGAAGGGGAAGGCCTGGACCGCTTTACCGCGGCGGCGGGGGAAGCCCTGTCAAAGGTCGGCGCCGGGGTAATGCTGAACAAGAATACCCTCAGCGGCTACCGCAGCGGCGTGGGCCATCTGCGCGACCAGGCGGGTGTGGAGCAACTGGCGGCGGGTGAAAGTGCCGGCGAAGACGGCGGCTTCACCTGCCAGGCCGGCCTGTTCACCGTCAGCGGAGCGGAATTCCTCGCCAACCCCGCACTGCAGGAAGAGGTTTTCGGACCGGTATCCCTGGTTGTGAAGTGCCGCGATCGCGAGGAGCTGCTGGCGGTTGTAGGGTCCCTGAAGGGCCAGCTCACCGGCACTCTCCAGTGCGCCGAGGGCGAACTCGACAGCTACGGTGACCTGGTGCAACAGCTGCGCCAGCGGGTGGGAAGAATAGTGGTCAACGGTTTCCCCACCGGCGTGGAAGTGTGCCATGCGATGATGCACGGCGGCCCCTTCCCGGCGGCGACAGACAGCCGTTTCACCTCGGTGGGCACCATGGCCATAGCGCGCTTCGTACGCCCGATCTGTTTCCAGAACTACCCGGAAAACCTGCTCCCGGATGCGCTGAAAAACAGCAATCCCCTGGGAATTTCCCGGCTGGTCAACGGCAGGAAAACCAGCGATGGCATCGGTTGA
- a CDS encoding SDR family oxidoreductase, with protein sequence MTLTNQYPSLKGKTVFISGGGSGIGASLVESFFRQGSKVAFVDIQEDTSLALVERLRQEPGAAGSVHFYPCDLLDIEKLQNTIERAAGELGPISVLINNAANDNRHDFRQVTPEQWDQCTAVNLRHQFFAAQAVYPQMKQLGGGSIVNFGSMSWHAGQGGMPGYTSSKAAIEGLTRGLARDMGPDKIRVNTLVPGWVMTEKQLRERVDENTAVEIDRNQSLKERLIPENISAMVLFLASDDSCMCTAQNFIVDGGWI encoded by the coding sequence ATGACGCTAACCAACCAATATCCCAGCCTGAAAGGCAAAACCGTATTTATCTCCGGCGGCGGTTCCGGTATCGGCGCCAGCCTGGTGGAATCGTTCTTTCGCCAGGGCTCCAAAGTGGCATTCGTGGACATCCAGGAGGATACGTCTCTGGCGCTGGTGGAGCGGCTGCGCCAGGAGCCGGGCGCAGCGGGCAGCGTGCATTTCTATCCCTGCGACCTGCTCGATATCGAAAAGCTGCAGAACACCATCGAGCGCGCGGCCGGTGAACTCGGCCCTATTTCCGTCCTGATCAACAACGCCGCCAACGACAACCGCCACGACTTCCGCCAAGTGACGCCGGAACAGTGGGACCAATGCACGGCGGTCAACCTGCGCCACCAGTTTTTTGCCGCACAGGCAGTCTACCCGCAGATGAAGCAGCTCGGCGGTGGCTCCATCGTCAATTTCGGTTCCATGAGCTGGCACGCGGGGCAGGGCGGCATGCCCGGCTACACCAGCTCCAAAGCCGCGATCGAGGGCCTGACCCGCGGCCTGGCCCGGGACATGGGGCCGGACAAAATCCGCGTCAACACCCTGGTGCCCGGTTGGGTGATGACGGAAAAGCAATTGCGCGAGCGGGTGGACGAGAACACGGCGGTGGAGATCGACCGCAACCAGAGTCTCAAGGAACGCTTGATACCTGAGAACATCAGTGCAATGGTGCTGTTCCTGGCTTCCGACGACAGCTGTATGTGTACTGCACAAAACTTTATAGTCGACGGCGGCTGGATCTAA
- a CDS encoding IlvD/Edd family dehydratase yields MASDDKKKTVLRSASWFGTRDKNGFMYRSWMKNQGIPDHHFEGRPVIGICNTWSELTPCNAHFRKVAEHVKRGIYEAGGVPVEFPVFSNGESNLRPSAMLTRNLAAMDTEEAIRGNPIDGVVLLVGCDKTTPALLMGAASCNLPTIVVTGGPMLNGKHKGKDVGSGTLVWQMHEEYKAGNISLHEFLSAEGSMSRSAGTCNTMGTASTMACMAESLGTSLPHNAAIPAVDSRRYTLAHLSGMRIVDMVHEDLTLSKVLTKEAFHNAIRTNAAIGGSTNAVIHLKAIAGRIGVDLELEDWKEGRGVPTLVNLQPSGKYLMEDFYYAGGLPAVLRRLGESGNLNRDSLTVNGKTIWENVVDAPCYNEDVIRPLDNPLVENGGICILKGNLAPRGAVLKPSAATPKLMNHRGRAVVFENFDHYKQRIVDPDLDIDENCVMVLKNCGPKGYPGMAEVGNMGLPPKLLKRGIKDMVRISDARMSGTAFGTVVLHVAPEAMELGPLAAVRDGDMIHLDAESGRLHLEVSDEELAERLETLKSQQVIASTGGYLEIYRERVLQADEGCDFDFLVGCRGAEVPSHSH; encoded by the coding sequence ATGGCCAGTGATGATAAGAAAAAGACAGTGTTGCGGTCGGCCAGTTGGTTCGGAACGCGGGACAAAAACGGGTTCATGTACCGCAGCTGGATGAAGAACCAGGGCATTCCGGACCACCATTTCGAGGGTAGGCCGGTAATCGGCATCTGCAATACGTGGTCTGAGCTGACCCCGTGCAACGCGCACTTCCGCAAGGTCGCCGAGCATGTAAAGCGCGGCATCTATGAGGCCGGCGGTGTACCGGTGGAGTTCCCGGTATTTTCCAACGGCGAATCCAACCTGCGGCCCAGCGCCATGCTGACCCGCAATCTGGCGGCGATGGATACCGAAGAGGCCATTCGTGGCAACCCCATCGATGGCGTAGTGCTGCTGGTGGGTTGCGACAAGACCACCCCGGCGCTGCTGATGGGCGCCGCCAGCTGCAACCTGCCCACGATCGTGGTCACCGGTGGGCCCATGCTGAACGGCAAACACAAGGGTAAGGATGTGGGTTCCGGCACCCTGGTGTGGCAGATGCACGAGGAGTACAAGGCCGGCAATATCTCCCTGCACGAATTCCTCAGTGCCGAGGGCAGCATGTCCCGCTCGGCCGGTACCTGCAATACCATGGGCACCGCTTCCACCATGGCCTGTATGGCCGAATCCCTGGGTACCAGCCTGCCGCACAACGCCGCCATTCCGGCGGTGGACTCGCGCCGCTATACCCTGGCGCACCTTTCCGGCATGCGCATCGTGGATATGGTGCACGAGGACCTCACCTTGTCGAAGGTGCTCACCAAGGAGGCCTTCCACAACGCCATCCGCACCAATGCGGCGATCGGCGGTTCCACCAATGCGGTGATTCACCTGAAAGCCATTGCCGGCCGTATCGGCGTCGACCTGGAGCTGGAGGACTGGAAAGAAGGGCGCGGCGTGCCCACCCTGGTCAACCTGCAGCCGTCAGGGAAGTATCTGATGGAGGATTTCTACTACGCCGGCGGCCTACCCGCGGTGCTGAGGCGCCTGGGGGAATCCGGCAACCTGAACCGGGACTCGCTTACCGTAAACGGTAAGACCATCTGGGAGAATGTTGTCGATGCTCCCTGCTACAACGAGGATGTAATTCGCCCGCTGGACAATCCGCTGGTGGAAAATGGCGGTATCTGTATTCTCAAGGGCAATCTGGCCCCCCGCGGTGCGGTGCTCAAGCCTTCCGCCGCGACCCCTAAGCTGATGAATCACCGCGGCCGCGCCGTGGTATTCGAGAACTTCGACCACTACAAGCAGCGTATCGTCGACCCGGACCTGGATATCGACGAGAACTGTGTGATGGTGCTGAAAAACTGTGGTCCAAAAGGCTATCCGGGCATGGCCGAGGTGGGCAATATGGGCCTGCCGCCGAAATTGCTGAAGCGCGGTATCAAAGATATGGTTCGCATATCCGATGCGCGCATGAGCGGGACTGCTTTCGGCACCGTAGTTCTGCATGTGGCCCCGGAAGCGATGGAACTGGGCCCCCTGGCGGCGGTGCGCGATGGCGATATGATCCACCTGGATGCGGAGAGCGGTCGCCTGCACCTGGAGGTCTCCGACGAGGAACTGGCTGAACGCCTGGAGACTCTGAAATCCCAGCAGGTCATCGCCTCCACCGGCGGCTACCTGGAGATCTATCGGGAGCGTGTGCTGCAGGCAGACGAGGGCTGTGATTTCGATTTCCTCGTAGGTTGCCGCGGCGCCGAGGTGCCGTCTCACTCCCACTGA
- the araD1 gene encoding AraD1 family protein, translating into MRLIQFLTEDGRRAVGVVESADTIYQLNGADSIYQLAQQTLEAGTTLENRAREQLSDTRLDYQRIIEEGRLLAPIDHQDPAHLLVAGTGLTHLGSADTRAAMHAQNQKGTEESLTDTMKMFRMGVEGGKPAAGEIGVQPEWFYKGDGSIIAAPEADLVSPSFALDAGEEPEIAGIYLNDSEGVPHRIGFALGNELSDHVTERQNYLYLAHSKLRPCAIGPELLLGELPGNIEGVSRIVRDGEVLWEKAFLSGEDNMSHTIANLETHHFKYAGFCRPGQVHVHFFGTATLSFGDGIQPRSGDRFEIEAEVFGRPLRNQLVVDERKIPEVKPL; encoded by the coding sequence ATGAGACTGATCCAGTTTTTGACTGAAGACGGCCGGCGGGCAGTGGGTGTCGTCGAGAGCGCCGACACTATCTACCAGTTGAACGGGGCCGACAGCATCTACCAGTTGGCACAGCAGACCCTGGAGGCAGGGACAACTTTGGAGAACCGTGCACGCGAGCAACTCTCCGACACCCGCCTCGACTACCAGCGCATTATCGAAGAGGGCCGCCTGCTGGCACCCATTGACCATCAGGACCCCGCCCACCTGCTGGTGGCCGGCACCGGGCTGACCCACCTGGGCAGTGCCGACACCCGCGCCGCCATGCATGCGCAAAACCAGAAAGGTACCGAGGAATCCCTCACCGATACCATGAAAATGTTCCGCATGGGTGTCGAGGGCGGCAAACCCGCAGCGGGGGAAATCGGCGTACAGCCGGAGTGGTTCTACAAGGGCGACGGCAGCATTATCGCCGCTCCGGAAGCGGACCTGGTGAGCCCGTCCTTCGCCCTGGACGCGGGAGAGGAACCGGAAATCGCCGGAATTTACCTCAACGACAGCGAGGGGGTACCGCACCGCATCGGCTTCGCCCTGGGCAACGAACTCTCCGACCATGTCACTGAGCGGCAGAATTACCTCTATCTGGCCCACTCCAAGCTGCGCCCTTGCGCCATTGGCCCCGAACTGCTGCTTGGCGAGTTGCCCGGGAATATAGAAGGTGTCTCGCGGATTGTGCGCGATGGCGAAGTCCTCTGGGAGAAAGCCTTCCTGAGCGGTGAGGACAACATGTCGCACACCATCGCCAACCTGGAGACGCACCACTTCAAGTACGCCGGCTTCTGCCGCCCGGGCCAAGTGCACGTGCACTTTTTCGGCACCGCCACCCTGAGTTTCGGCGATGGTATCCAGCCCCGCTCAGGCGACCGCTTCGAAATTGAAGCCGAGGTTTTTGGCCGACCGCTGCGCAACCAGTTGGTGGTGGACGAGAGAAAAATTCCCGAGGTGAAACCGTTGTAG
- a CDS encoding FadR/GntR family transcriptional regulator yields MAIQARDKRPRSVHAWVAYELGTRIVSGVYAPGEYIPNEATIGEELKVSRTALREAFKLLTAKGLLESRPKLGTRVRPKESWNMFDSDVLKWCFESQPSPEFLRALFEVREVIEPSAAAIAAQRASEEQIAAIEKAYNAMTEAETETEDHILADIDFHMAILRATNNEFMVSLGESIKTALTGLFRISSSQESEYVGSLPGHKAVYLGIRDRDPERARFEMKSLLSKSVRGALESLGQESQNMDVAV; encoded by the coding sequence ATGGCGATACAAGCGAGAGACAAGCGGCCGCGGAGTGTGCACGCTTGGGTGGCTTACGAGTTGGGTACACGGATAGTCAGCGGCGTCTATGCTCCGGGCGAGTATATTCCCAATGAGGCCACCATTGGTGAAGAACTGAAGGTCTCCCGGACGGCACTGCGGGAGGCGTTCAAGCTGCTCACCGCTAAGGGGCTGCTGGAGTCGCGTCCCAAACTGGGTACGCGGGTGCGCCCGAAAGAGTCCTGGAACATGTTCGATTCCGATGTGCTCAAGTGGTGTTTTGAATCCCAGCCCTCGCCGGAATTTCTGCGTGCCCTGTTTGAGGTGCGTGAGGTCATTGAGCCCAGTGCCGCCGCCATTGCGGCGCAGCGGGCGAGCGAAGAGCAGATAGCTGCGATCGAAAAGGCCTACAATGCCATGACGGAGGCGGAAACCGAGACCGAAGATCACATCCTTGCGGATATTGATTTCCATATGGCCATCCTGCGGGCCACCAATAATGAATTTATGGTTTCCCTCGGCGAGTCCATCAAAACCGCGCTCACCGGCCTGTTCCGTATCAGCAGTTCACAGGAGTCGGAGTATGTCGGCTCGCTGCCCGGGCACAAAGCGGTCTATCTTGGTATCCGCGACCGCGACCCGGAGCGGGCCCGGTTTGAGATGAAGTCCCTGCTGTCCAAGTCTGTGCGCGGCGCCCTTGAGAGCCTGGGGCAGGAAAGCCAGAATATGGATGTTGCGGTATAG
- a CDS encoding MFS transporter, translating into MQSNRLSVLEKIGFGAGDMAVNVVISSMMLIISFFYTDIYGLKPADMALLFLVVRLIDAVTDPLMGTITDRYTTRWGRYRPYFLFLAVPFGISVFLTFSTPDLDYNGKLVWAYATYILVTMMFTAVTIPYISIIGVLTDDPKERLSANGYRLFFAKIAAFLVTIVVPMLAASWGEDRLALGYQVSMGLMASLATALFIFCFFTTTERVHYQPEQTPLLVQARTLLRNDQWLILTGVCLVGTVGYVVRGSVAAYYAKYYLGGDAQTLSLFLATGVVAAILAMVASTWITKRYCKVKLFSRSQLLVGAISLAMYFAVGPGDLVLAFVFYFVLSFVVDLHAPIFWSAIAEAVDYGEVKTGKRVSGLAFGGISFFQKAGMGVAGAMVGSLLAFFDYVPDQPQSDFSLMGIALMLTIIPGFFHFLMGLLMRKYVITNDYYQRLKRGEISPDSDSEVSATELKPSAP; encoded by the coding sequence ATGCAGTCCAATAGGCTCTCCGTACTCGAGAAGATCGGCTTCGGCGCCGGGGATATGGCCGTGAATGTGGTCATCTCATCGATGATGCTGATCATCTCCTTCTTCTATACCGACATTTACGGCCTGAAGCCGGCAGATATGGCCCTGTTGTTCCTGGTGGTGCGGCTGATCGATGCCGTTACCGACCCGCTGATGGGAACCATCACCGACCGCTACACTACCCGCTGGGGGCGCTACCGGCCCTACTTCCTGTTCCTGGCTGTGCCCTTTGGCATCTCAGTGTTCCTGACCTTCAGCACGCCGGATCTGGACTACAACGGCAAGCTGGTATGGGCCTACGCCACCTATATCCTGGTGACAATGATGTTCACCGCGGTCACCATTCCCTACATTTCCATTATCGGCGTGCTGACCGACGACCCCAAAGAGCGCCTCTCCGCCAACGGCTACCGGCTGTTCTTCGCCAAAATCGCCGCCTTCCTGGTCACCATCGTAGTGCCGATGCTCGCGGCCTCCTGGGGTGAGGACAGGCTGGCCCTGGGTTACCAGGTGTCCATGGGGCTGATGGCCTCGCTTGCCACCGCGCTGTTTATCTTCTGCTTTTTCACCACCACCGAGCGGGTCCACTACCAGCCGGAACAGACCCCCTTGCTGGTCCAGGCCAGGACGCTGCTGCGCAATGATCAGTGGCTGATCCTCACCGGGGTTTGCCTGGTGGGCACCGTTGGCTATGTGGTGCGCGGCTCCGTCGCTGCCTATTACGCCAAGTACTACCTGGGCGGGGATGCGCAGACTCTGTCACTGTTTCTCGCAACCGGCGTGGTGGCGGCGATCCTGGCCATGGTGGCTTCCACCTGGATCACCAAGCGTTATTGCAAGGTGAAGTTGTTCAGCCGCAGTCAGCTGCTGGTTGGCGCTATCAGCCTGGCGATGTATTTTGCCGTGGGGCCCGGCGATCTGGTGCTGGCCTTCGTATTCTATTTCGTGCTCTCGTTCGTGGTCGACCTGCACGCCCCGATATTCTGGTCGGCCATCGCCGAAGCGGTGGACTACGGCGAAGTGAAAACCGGCAAACGGGTCTCCGGCCTGGCGTTCGGCGGTATCTCCTTCTTCCAGAAAGCGGGCATGGGGGTTGCGGGCGCCATGGTGGGCTCACTGCTGGCATTCTTCGACTATGTGCCCGACCAGCCGCAGAGTGATTTTTCGCTGATGGGAATTGCGCTGATGTTGACCATCATCCCCGGATTTTTTCATTTTCTGATGGGACTGCTGATGCGCAAATACGTTATTACCAACGACTACTACCAGCGCCTGAAGCGTGGAGAAATCAGCCCGGACAGCGACAGCGAAGTTTCTGCAACTGAACTGAAGCCCTCAGCGCCTTGA